One segment of Erigeron canadensis isolate Cc75 chromosome 2, C_canadensis_v1, whole genome shotgun sequence DNA contains the following:
- the LOC122588977 gene encoding uncharacterized protein LOC122588977: protein MADSIVHNHTPKSDTEKPGLLARLHITDSSPSLSDEEEKKKDDQTMKEKVEEKFEEDKVKMNVKIIQGSETALNLKQKIGEQIEMTKEKIPGYPSKSEEDIKAGKGV from the exons ATGGCTGACAGTATAGTTCACAATCATACTCCCAAGAGTGACACTGAAAAACCAGGCTTGCTGGCAAGACTTCACATAACCGATAGTAGTCCCAGC TTGAGTGATgaagaagagaaaaagaaagatgatCAAACCATGAAGGAAAAGGTGGAAGAAAAATTTGAAGAAGACAAGGTGAAGATGAATGTTAAAATTATACAAGGCAGCGAGACAGCCCTAAATCTCAAACAAAAAATTGGAGAACAAATCGAAATGACCAAAGAAAAGATTCCAGGATATCCTTCAAAGAGCGAAGAAGATATCAAAGCAGGAAAAGGTGTGTGA
- the LOC122587518 gene encoding uncharacterized protein LOC122587518, with protein sequence MCKSFKYVHEVTPIPHDVIKRQVHDGLSTKFWLDSWLDGETLATQFPRLLSLEVDQNCLVYDRIASVNRNWNWRRGIRSCREQEHLDLMLKFIGEFKLSTGNDVWSWNYRGGENFQVSNLRHALDTFLLPADNFSTPWNPWLPKKINIFTWRLFRDRLPSRINLALRRVPNISLTCPICFSDLDLIEHTFNTCRVASDWRTLLSRWLQLSIPDYNPIDIRNWMDSVHGSASYKQILLGIFSSWWWILWKNKNQAAFQLDYDTNNTLFLSTVTPFFLWLSSRCNKFLYRGLHGKLLLLC encoded by the coding sequence ATGTGCAAATCTTTTAAATATGTTCATGAGGTCACTCCTATCCCCCATGATGTTATCAAAAGACAAGTCCATGATGGGTTGTCGACTAAGTTTTGGCTGGACTCCTGGCTAGATGGCGAGACCCTTGCTACACAGTTCCCTCGTCTTTTATCTTTGGAAGTAGATCAAAACTGTTTGGTTTATGACCGAATTGCTAGCGTGAACAGAAATTGGAATTGGCGAAGAGGCATTCGTTCATGTAGAGAGCAAGAGCATCTAGATTTAATGTTAAAGTTTATTGGTGAGTTTAAGTTGTCGACTGGAAATGATGTGTGGTCTTGGAATTACCGTGGCGGGGAGAATTTTCAAGTATCCAACTTACGTCATGCACTAGATACTTTCTTGTTACCTGCTGACAACTTCAGTACACCTTGGAATCCATGGCTTCCAAAAAAGATCAACATTTTCACTTGGAGATTGTTTCGTGATCGCTTGCCATCTAGGATTAACTTGGCATTGCGTAGAGTTCCTAATATCTCATTAACCTGCCCTATTTGCTTCTCGGACCTTGATTTGATCGAGCACACCTTTAATACTTGTAGGGTTGCTAGTGATTGGAGAACCCTTCTTTCAAGATGGCTACAACTTTCTATACCAGACTACAATCCTATTGATATACGGAATTGGATGGACAGTGTGCATGGTTCTGCTTCGTATAAGCAAATCCTTCTTGGTATATTTTCTAGTTGGTGGTGGATATTATGGAAGAATAAGAATCAGGCAGCCTTTCAACTTGATTACGATACCAACAACACTTTATTTCTATCTACTGTTACCCCTTTCTTTTTATGGTTATCTTCGCGTTGTAATAAGTTTCTTTATCGTGGCCTTCATGGCAAGTTACTCCTTCTCTGTTGA
- the LOC122590133 gene encoding phosphoprotein ECPP44-like, protein MADKIVHNHTPKSETEDHGLFDCFGKKDENDKKEEKNESLLEKLHISSSGSSSSDDECKDGTKKTNKKKDKTLKEKVEKKVEEDKVKINVKIEEGREKVLELKEKTVEKIEEGKEKVGEIKEKIGEKIQEHNKNKEAKKAEEENAKIKAMIEEGKEKALELKGKTVEKIEEGKEKIGEIKEKIGEKIEEYDEKKETKKIEDQKVKYEEVVVQPPPSHCEVFVHPPEPSSEVEEKKGFIDMIKDKLPGGNKKAEDDHHAARPPPQLVTAANANHYVEAETEHKEKRGILEMIKEKLPGYTSKSEEEIKKEKECDNV, encoded by the exons ATGGCTGACAAAATAGTTCACAATCATACCCCTAAGAGTGAGACCGAAGACCATGGGTTGTTTGATTGTTTTGGAAAGAAAGACGAAAACGAtaagaaagaagagaaaaacGAAAGCCTATTGGAAAAACTCCACATTTCTAGTAGCGGTTCAAGT TCGAGCGACGATGAGTGTAAAGATGGAACAAAGAAGACTAACAAGAAGAAAGATAAGACATTGAAGGAAAAAGTAGAGAAGAAAGTTGAAGAAGACAAGGTGAAGATCAACGTTAAGATCGAAGAAGGAAGAGAGAAAGTCTTAGAGCTCAAAGAGAAAACCGTGGAGAAGATAGAAGAAGGCAAAGAGAAGGTTGGagaaattaaagagaaaatagGGGAGAAAATCCAAGAACACAACAAGAATAAAGAAGCAAAGAAAGCCGAAGAAGAGAATGCAAAGATCAAAGCTATGATCGAAGAGGGCAAAGAGAAAGCCTTGGAGCTCAAAGGGAAAACCGTTGAGAAAATAGAAGAAGGCAAAGAGAAAATCGGAGAGATCAAAGAGAAGATAGGGGAGAAAATTGAAGAATATGATGagaagaaagaaacaaagaaaattgAAGATCAAAAGGTGAAGTATGAAGAAGTGGTAGTgcaaccaccaccatcacatTGTGAAGTTTTCGTTCACCCACCGGAGCCAAGTAGTGAAGTTGAAGAGAAAAAAGGGTTCATTGACATGATCAAGGACAAACTCCCTGGTGGTAACAAGAAGGCGGAAGATGACCACCACGCCGCTCGTCCACCACCACAACTAGTAACGGCTGCTAATGCGAACCACTATGTGGAAGCCGAAACCGAGCACAAGGAGAAAAGGGGTATTCTTGAAATGATCAAAGAAAAGCTTCCGGGATATACTTCAAAGAGTGAAGAAGAAATCAAGAAGGAAAAGGAATGTGATAATGTATAA